The following proteins come from a genomic window of Lolium rigidum isolate FL_2022 chromosome 5, APGP_CSIRO_Lrig_0.1, whole genome shotgun sequence:
- the LOC124652969 gene encoding GTPase-activating protein gyp1-like, which produces MSGGNGGGGSPNNSEWRFNQTLRNVQGMLKGRSFPGKVLLTRRSEPLSPPEYSPRSENDRYDFEQNEGSQEAERQASGSTTDNLNTKKSISPSTSSVNSLPDAQGIVSGARATDSARITKFTAELSRPAVILDKLRELSWSGVPPYMRPNIWRLLLGYAPPNADRREGVLTRKRLEYVECVSQYYDIDDTDRSDEEINMLRQIAVDCPRTVPDVTFFQDPQIQKSLERILYTWAIRHPASGYVQGINDLLTPFLIVFLSEHLEGNMDTWSMEKLSLQDVSNIEADCYWCLSKFLDGMQDHYTFAQPGIQRLVFRLKELVHRIDESLSKHIEEQGLEFLQFAFRWFNCLLIREVPFHLVTRLWDTYLAEGDYLPDFLVYISASFLLTWSEKLQKLDFQEMVMFLQHLPTRNWAHHELEMVLSRAYMWHTMFKSSPSHLAS; this is translated from the exons ATgagcggcggcaacggcggcggagGAAGCCCCAACAACTCGGAATGGCGCTTCAACCAAACACTCCGCAACGTGCAAGG TATGCTCAAAGGACGGAGCTTTCCTGGGAAGGTTTTGCTAACCCGAAGATCCGAGCCGCTTTCACCTCCAGAATACTCCCCACGCTCTGAGAATGATCGCTATGATTTTGAACAAAATGAGGGATCACAGGAG GCAGAACGGCAAGCATCTGGAAGCACAACCGATAACCTAAATACTAAGAAATCAATTTCACCATCAACAAGTAGCGTCAATTCATTGCCAGATGCCCAAGGAATAGTTTCTGGGGCTAGAGCAACAGATTCTGCAAGAATTACAAAATTCACAGCTGAACTCTCTAGGCCAGCTGTTATATTAG ATAAATTGCGTGAACTATCTTGGAGTGGTGTGCCCCCTTATATGCGACCTAACATATGGAGGCTTCTTTTG GGATATGCACCTCCCAATGCGGATAGAAGAGAGGGTGTTCTAACGAGGAAAAGACTTGAGTATGTAGAATGCGTTTCTCAATACTATGATATTGATGACACTGATCGCTCAGATGAAGAGATTAACATGCTTCGCCAG ATTGCTGTTGACTGCCCAAGAACTGTCCCGGATGTTACCTTTTTCCAAGACCCTCAGATCCAGAAGTCTTTGGAGCGCATTTTATATACGTG GGCCATCCGGCACCCAGCTAGTGGTTATGTCCAAGGAATAAATGACCTTCTTACACCGTTCTTGATTGTGTTCTTGTCGGAGCACTTGGAAGGCAATATGGACACTTGGTCTATGGAAAAGCTTTCTTTGCAGGACGTTTCTAACATAGAAGCAGACTGCTATTGGTGTCTCTCAAAGTTCCTCGACGGCATGCAGGACCATTACACCTTTGCGCAACCAGGAATACAACGCCTTGTATTCAGGTTGAAAGAGTTGGTTCATCGGATAGATG AATCTTTATCGAAGCACATAGAGGAACAAGGATTGGAGTTCCTTCAGTTCGCCTTTCGGTGGTTCAATTGTCTTTTGATACGCGAG GTCCCTTTCCATCTCGTGACACGCTTGTGGGATACATATCTTGCTGAAGGGGATTATCTACCAGATTTTCTCGTGTACATATCAGCTAGTTTTTTGTTAACA TGGTCAGAGAAGCTGCAGAAACTAGATTTTCAAGAGATGGTCATGTTCCTCCAGCACCTCCCGACCAGGAACTGGGCGCACCATGAGCTCGAGATGGTCCTCTCCAGAGCATATATGTGGCATACAATGTTCAAAAGCTCGCCCAGTCATCTCGCCAGCTAG